The following proteins are co-located in the uncultured Tolumonas sp. genome:
- a CDS encoding septal ring lytic transglycosylase RlpA family protein, with amino-acid sequence MKTTTHTHEVPDGSSFQFKVYAGPIVNDDEYARMTPRQRRKAGLLSPVYEAPSFTGNDGYQIDGKYYPIWKDIKEYTAEGLASWYGPGFHGRKTANGEIYDQYAITAAHKSLPLPCYIHVTNLENGRTLVVRVNDRGPFIDDRMLDLSYGAAARLGIVEHGVVRVKVELINPRSPLLLSSRN; translated from the coding sequence ATGAAAACGACCACACACACACACGAAGTGCCTGATGGATCTAGTTTTCAGTTTAAAGTTTATGCAGGCCCTATCGTCAATGATGATGAATATGCTCGCATGACGCCACGCCAGCGACGTAAAGCCGGATTATTATCGCCGGTGTACGAAGCACCTAGTTTTACTGGTAACGATGGTTATCAGATCGACGGCAAATATTATCCAATCTGGAAAGATATTAAGGAATATACCGCGGAAGGGTTGGCATCTTGGTATGGCCCTGGATTTCATGGCCGTAAAACCGCCAATGGCGAGATCTACGATCAATACGCGATCACTGCGGCGCATAAAAGTCTGCCGCTGCCTTGTTATATTCATGTCACTAATCTGGAAAATGGCCGCACACTGGTGGTACGCGTCAATGATCGCGGACCATTCATTGATGACCGAATGCTGGATCTCTCTTACGGCGCGGCAGCACGTTTAGGGATCGTAGAACATGGCGTGGTGCGGGTAAAAGTGGAACTGATCAACCCGCGCTCGCCTTTGCTTCTTTCTTCGCGAAATTAA
- the ybeD gene encoding DUF493 family protein YbeD, whose protein sequence is MNTKFDELLDFPCPFPFKVLGVADDALVEQVVAVLQQHAPGDYSPTTKPSSKGNYLSVTVTVTAQSKEHLETMYSALGQIELVRVVL, encoded by the coding sequence CTGAATACAAAATTTGACGAACTGCTGGACTTCCCCTGCCCGTTCCCATTTAAAGTCCTGGGCGTGGCAGATGATGCCTTGGTCGAACAAGTGGTTGCCGTATTGCAACAACATGCACCGGGTGATTACAGCCCTACCACCAAACCCAGCAGCAAGGGTAACTACCTGTCTGTCACTGTCACCGTTACCGCACAGAGCAAAGAACACCTGGAAACCATGTACTCGGCTTTAGGGCAAATTGAACTGGTGCGTGTCGTTCTGTAA
- the mltB gene encoding lytic murein transglycosylase B codes for MKRITTLALSFLLAGHAFAATLRPEDNARLETLSHELNVPMPELSQAVAQADYRQAVLDAFTKTAESKPWYEYQALFLTDKRVRQGVDFWRAHTADLARAERIYHVPASVIVAIIGVETFYGTNMGKHPILDSLFTLAFYHPTRTPFFSKEFANFVKLGHAQGWDLKTRLGSYAGAMGMSQFMPSSYLSYAVDFDGDGHIDLFTNPADAIGSVANYFHQHGWSMGEPVVASAQVTKPSALSYVQERVELKQQWGQLKQAGINTTAPLSSTTPVSLIQLAQPSYSEYWIARQNFYVITRYNKSPLYAMVVHNLSQLLAKQYYGH; via the coding sequence ATGAAACGAATTACGACACTTGCGCTCTCATTCCTATTGGCCGGACATGCCTTCGCAGCCACATTACGTCCGGAAGACAATGCGCGTTTAGAAACATTGAGCCATGAACTGAATGTTCCCATGCCAGAGCTGTCGCAAGCGGTAGCACAAGCAGACTATCGGCAAGCCGTGCTGGATGCCTTTACTAAAACTGCGGAAAGTAAACCTTGGTATGAATACCAGGCGTTGTTTTTGACAGATAAACGCGTGAGACAAGGCGTTGATTTCTGGCGCGCCCATACGGCAGATTTGGCGCGCGCAGAACGTATTTATCATGTTCCGGCCAGTGTGATAGTCGCTATTATTGGTGTTGAAACCTTTTATGGCACCAATATGGGAAAACATCCGATCCTCGATTCACTGTTTACACTGGCGTTTTATCACCCTACCCGCACCCCGTTTTTCAGTAAAGAGTTTGCGAACTTCGTAAAACTGGGCCATGCACAAGGTTGGGATCTGAAAACCCGCTTAGGCTCGTATGCCGGTGCGATGGGTATGAGTCAGTTTATGCCTTCCAGCTACTTAAGTTATGCGGTTGATTTTGATGGTGATGGTCATATCGATTTATTCACTAATCCGGCTGATGCGATTGGCAGTGTCGCGAACTATTTTCATCAGCATGGCTGGAGTATGGGTGAACCGGTAGTCGCCTCTGCACAAGTGACCAAACCCTCAGCACTCAGTTATGTGCAAGAGCGAGTTGAGCTAAAACAACAATGGGGACAATTAAAGCAGGCCGGTATAAACACCACCGCACCGTTGTCATCAACGACACCGGTCAGCCTGATCCAATTGGCTCAGCCGAGTTATTCTGAATATTGGATCGCACGCCAAAATTTTTATGTTATCACCCGCTATAATAAGAGCCCGTTGTACGCCATGGTGGTTCATAACTTGAGTCAGCTGCTTGCGAAACAATATTATGGTCATTAA
- a CDS encoding ElyC/SanA/YdcF family protein produces the protein MLTRFLHAVTTIFTPRVRQFLRRGVVTLAVILFLLLWLANQVISQQRPYTYDDIEQVPYNRVAVVLGTSKYLASGGLNQYFQNRIDATVALYFSGKINQVIVSGDNATMSYNEPREMRRELLKRGIPARAIYSDYAGFRTLDSILRAHGVFGQARFTVVSQRFQNERAIFLAQHHDLDVIGFNAKDVDAYTGFKTRVREIFARFWCLLDVYIWERQPRFMGEQIAVE, from the coding sequence TTGTTGACCCGTTTTCTTCACGCAGTCACGACTATTTTTACCCCGCGAGTCCGTCAATTTTTGCGACGGGGTGTGGTCACGTTGGCGGTGATATTGTTTTTGTTGTTATGGCTGGCCAATCAGGTCATCAGCCAACAACGTCCTTACACCTACGATGACATAGAGCAAGTCCCCTACAACCGTGTTGCGGTGGTCTTAGGCACCTCAAAATATTTAGCCAGCGGTGGCCTCAACCAATATTTTCAAAACCGCATCGACGCGACTGTCGCACTCTATTTCAGCGGTAAAATTAATCAAGTCATTGTGTCTGGCGATAATGCCACGATGAGTTATAACGAACCACGGGAAATGCGCCGGGAACTACTAAAACGCGGCATTCCAGCTCGCGCTATCTATAGTGATTACGCAGGCTTTCGCACTCTTGATTCTATTTTACGGGCGCATGGTGTGTTTGGTCAGGCACGATTTACTGTGGTCTCTCAACGCTTTCAAAACGAACGGGCAATTTTTCTCGCCCAGCATCACGACTTAGATGTGATTGGTTTTAACGCGAAAGATGTAGATGCTTACACTGGGTTTAAAACCCGCGTTCGCGAAATATTTGCCCGCTTCTGGTGTTTGTTGGATGTCTATATCTGGGAGCGTCAGCCTCGTTTCATGGGCGAACAAATTGCGGTGGAATAA
- the norR gene encoding nitric oxide reductase transcriptional regulator NorR gives MSQPTLDHAWLQIAVGLSTSMPGELQFQRLVQAICDVLPCDAVSLMQLNEGELVPVAAMGLAPELIGQRFLPAEHPRLQAILQEKEPVRFPADAELPDPFDGWLAIDRERTADVHSCMGCSLYVDRQLVGVLTLDALAPGRFDDVDDMTIAAFAALAAATLRNVALIRALEHSRAQQQELAQELVRDARRREGELIGNSAQMRKLREEIDIVANTDLAVLITGETGTGKELVARTLHAHSRRSEQALVHVNCAALPEQIAESELFGHVKGAFTGAVSHRAGKFELADGGTLFLDEIGELPLSLQAKLLRALQQGEIQRVGADKLLRVNVRLIAATNRDLEQEVAEGRFRSDLYHRLKVYPIAVPPLRAHRADLDTLSSYFLDQARSRLGLRQIGLHPQALQAMHAYDWPGNVREMEHLLMRASLKATRHKEGRPLILAEHLDLPIPIASVAETISQPQNEQAILIDTQLGLRDAVDNYQQQLIQQVLDSHQGNWSATARQLKVDRANLNRLAQRLGIKI, from the coding sequence ATGTCACAACCAACTCTTGATCACGCCTGGTTACAAATTGCAGTAGGGCTTTCGACCTCAATGCCGGGGGAACTGCAATTTCAACGTCTGGTACAGGCCATTTGCGACGTATTACCTTGTGATGCCGTGTCTCTGATGCAATTAAACGAAGGAGAACTCGTCCCTGTCGCGGCAATGGGGTTAGCACCAGAGCTGATTGGCCAACGTTTTTTACCCGCCGAACACCCTCGTTTACAAGCCATCTTGCAAGAAAAAGAGCCGGTGCGCTTTCCCGCGGACGCCGAATTACCCGATCCGTTTGATGGCTGGTTAGCCATCGATCGTGAACGGACCGCTGACGTGCACTCCTGCATGGGCTGTAGTTTGTATGTCGATCGCCAACTGGTCGGTGTTTTAACGCTGGATGCGTTGGCGCCAGGACGATTTGACGATGTCGATGACATGACTATAGCCGCATTTGCCGCACTGGCCGCCGCTACTTTACGTAATGTGGCCTTGATCCGCGCACTGGAGCACAGCCGAGCACAACAACAAGAGCTGGCACAGGAATTGGTCCGTGACGCCCGCCGTCGCGAAGGGGAACTCATCGGTAACAGTGCCCAAATGCGCAAATTACGCGAAGAGATTGATATCGTCGCCAACACCGATCTGGCGGTATTGATCACCGGCGAAACCGGTACTGGTAAAGAGCTGGTTGCCCGCACACTCCATGCCCATTCCCGCCGCAGCGAACAAGCGTTAGTGCATGTTAACTGTGCCGCCCTGCCAGAGCAGATTGCCGAAAGTGAATTATTTGGTCATGTTAAAGGTGCCTTTACCGGTGCGGTCAGTCATCGGGCAGGAAAATTTGAACTCGCGGATGGCGGTACCCTGTTTCTGGATGAAATCGGTGAGTTACCGCTGAGTTTACAAGCCAAGTTATTACGCGCCTTACAGCAAGGTGAGATCCAACGAGTTGGAGCGGATAAGTTATTACGGGTTAATGTGCGCCTGATTGCGGCCACCAACCGGGATCTGGAACAAGAAGTAGCTGAAGGCCGTTTCCGTAGTGACCTTTACCATCGCCTTAAAGTCTATCCGATCGCCGTTCCGCCACTGCGAGCACACCGAGCGGATCTGGACACCTTAAGCAGTTATTTTCTCGATCAGGCCAGAAGCCGTCTTGGACTACGCCAGATTGGTTTGCACCCTCAGGCATTACAAGCGATGCATGCATATGACTGGCCCGGTAACGTGCGAGAAATGGAGCATTTATTGATGCGCGCCAGCCTGAAAGCCACACGACACAAAGAAGGCCGACCACTGATTTTAGCCGAACATCTGGACCTGCCGATCCCAATCGCTTCGGTGGCTGAAACAATCTCTCAGCCTCAAAATGAACAAGCTATTCTCATTGATACTCAGCTAGGTTTGCGGGATGCCGTCGATAATTATCAGCAGCAGTTGATCCAACAAGTGCTGGATTCCCATCAAGGTAATTGGTCGGCTACCGCACGTCAGCTCAAAGTTGATCGCGCTAATCTCAACCGATTAGCACAACGCTTAGGTATAAAAATCTGA
- a CDS encoding septal ring lytic transglycosylase RlpA family protein: MVIKPYPFFCVLLPLFLLIACSSQQSETVSPTVQPTKPLIDVNGAIPRFEPPSRIGNKDYEVYGQPYKVWNGIDHYSTQGTASWYGPGFHGKYTSNGELYNQEDISAAHKNLPLPSYLRVTNLDNGRRLIVRVNDRGPFHGDRILDLSHGAATRLGIIGAGTAKVQVELIQPPRPANAEQLIAQHESRTIQLLATNDVRKAKQVASDVQRRYGVPSRIVVMNRIYKLHLGPLEKPQAERLLFKLKGSSFVGAFFLN, encoded by the coding sequence ATGGTCATTAAACCGTATCCTTTTTTTTGCGTTCTCCTACCGTTATTTCTGCTGATTGCTTGTAGCAGTCAGCAATCGGAGACTGTCTCGCCGACAGTACAGCCGACTAAACCACTCATTGATGTTAATGGCGCCATACCGCGATTTGAACCACCCAGCCGGATCGGTAATAAAGATTACGAGGTGTATGGGCAACCGTACAAAGTGTGGAACGGCATCGATCACTATTCCACCCAAGGTACTGCCTCGTGGTACGGCCCGGGATTTCACGGTAAATACACCTCCAATGGTGAATTGTATAACCAGGAAGATATTTCTGCGGCCCATAAAAATTTACCGTTACCCAGTTATCTGCGGGTTACCAACCTCGATAATGGCCGCCGGTTGATTGTACGCGTCAATGATCGCGGACCGTTTCATGGCGATCGGATCCTTGATTTATCGCATGGTGCCGCAACACGGTTAGGGATCATCGGTGCCGGAACCGCGAAGGTACAGGTTGAATTGATCCAACCGCCACGCCCAGCGAATGCGGAACAACTGATCGCCCAACACGAATCACGGACAATTCAATTGTTAGCTACCAACGATGTGCGCAAAGCGAAACAGGTCGCCAGCGATGTACAACGTCGTTATGGCGTGCCCTCCAGAATTGTGGTAATGAATCGTATATATAAACTTCATTTGGGACCGCTGGAAAAACCACAAGCAGAACGTTTATTATTCAAATTAAAAGGGTCAAGTTTCGTGGGTGCATTCTTCCTTAACTGA
- a CDS encoding serine hydrolase — MTLKLAKIVLLTAAFSISAATFAETATPTPTPTPMPDPKPTLDPKPMPAPAPVALPSPPQIAAKAYLLMDYNSGQILIGENTEERLPPASLTKMMTSYVIGQELKSGRIKPTDMVTISQNAWAKNYDDSSKMFIEVGKQVSVDNLNKGIIIQSGNDACIAMAEHIAGSEDSFASLMNQWAAKLNMKDTHFVNAHGLYNVDHYSTAHDMARLGQALIRDLPNEYAVYSQKDFTFNGITQHNRNRLLWDKTLVVDGIKTGHVSEVGYNLVASATGPEGMRLISVIIGAGSEQQRAEESKKLLTYGFRFYQNMQPYKQGAELAKQRIWMGDKSEIRLGTDRDINLLAPRGAATKLKADFQLNRELHAPIKQGETVGTIFLRIDGKDVAQYPLVALDTVDEGGIFSRLWDYLVLLFQQLFG; from the coding sequence ATGACGTTGAAACTGGCGAAAATTGTTCTGCTGACAGCCGCATTCAGTATCAGTGCTGCCACATTTGCAGAAACTGCAACCCCTACTCCGACCCCAACCCCAATGCCTGATCCGAAGCCGACGCTAGATCCGAAGCCAATGCCTGCTCCGGCGCCAGTCGCTTTACCAAGCCCACCACAAATTGCAGCAAAAGCTTACTTGCTGATGGACTATAACAGTGGCCAGATCCTGATCGGTGAAAATACCGAAGAACGTCTGCCACCTGCCAGCCTGACCAAAATGATGACCTCGTACGTGATCGGTCAGGAGCTGAAATCTGGTCGCATCAAACCAACCGATATGGTGACCATCAGCCAAAACGCCTGGGCTAAAAACTACGATGACTCCTCTAAAATGTTCATCGAAGTGGGTAAACAAGTCAGCGTCGATAACCTGAATAAAGGCATCATCATTCAATCGGGTAATGATGCTTGTATCGCGATGGCAGAACACATTGCCGGCTCTGAAGATTCCTTTGCCAGCCTGATGAACCAGTGGGCTGCCAAACTGAACATGAAAGATACCCATTTCGTTAACGCGCATGGCCTGTATAACGTGGATCACTACTCCACTGCACACGACATGGCACGACTGGGTCAGGCGTTGATCCGCGATTTGCCGAACGAATATGCGGTTTACTCACAAAAAGATTTCACCTTTAACGGCATCACCCAGCATAACCGTAATCGTCTGCTGTGGGATAAAACCCTCGTGGTTGACGGTATCAAAACCGGTCACGTCAGCGAAGTGGGCTATAACTTAGTGGCTTCTGCAACTGGCCCGGAAGGTATGCGTCTGATCTCCGTCATCATCGGTGCCGGCAGTGAACAGCAACGCGCGGAAGAAAGCAAAAAGCTGCTGACCTACGGTTTCCGTTTCTATCAGAACATGCAACCGTACAAACAAGGCGCAGAACTGGCTAAACAACGTATTTGGATGGGTGATAAGAGCGAAATCCGTTTGGGTACTGATCGTGATATCAACCTGTTAGCCCCGCGTGGTGCAGCGACTAAGCTGAAAGCAGACTTCCAGCTGAATCGTGAACTGCATGCACCAATCAAACAAGGTGAAACCGTCGGCACTATTTTCCTGCGCATTGACGGTAAAGATGTGGCACAGTATCCGTTAGTAGCACTGGATACCGTGGATGAAGGCGGTATTTTCAGTCGCCTGTGGGATTATCTGGTACTGCTGTTCCAGCAATTATTTGGCTGA
- the rodA gene encoding rod shape-determining protein RodA: MNEENNKFQLWQRIHIDLPLLFAIIALLSFSMVILYSATGMHMDMIINKLVHITIAFTVMLIMAQLPPGFYARWAPPAFLVCILLLLCVMIFGHIGKGAQRWLDLGFVKFQPSEFLKIVMPMTIAAFMDRHPLPPRLAHVAISLALVLLPTLLIAEQPDLGTAVLVAVSGFFVIFLAGLNWWLIILACVLLCAFMPVMWFFLMHDYQRQRVLTFLNPENDPLGTGYHIIQSKIAIGSGGLFGKGWLNGTQSQLDFIPERHTDFIFAVIGEEFGLMGFIVLMLLYLLILYRCLHISLQAQNSFDRLLGGALSLTFFFYVFINIGMVSGILPVVGVPLPLVSYGGTAMITLCAGFGILMSIHTHRRLLA; the protein is encoded by the coding sequence TTGAACGAAGAAAATAATAAGTTCCAGCTTTGGCAACGGATCCACATCGATCTGCCATTACTGTTTGCGATCATTGCCCTACTTAGTTTCAGTATGGTGATCCTCTATTCAGCGACGGGTATGCATATGGATATGATTATCAATAAGTTGGTACATATCACCATCGCATTTACTGTTATGCTGATCATGGCGCAACTACCGCCGGGGTTTTATGCCCGCTGGGCACCACCGGCTTTTCTGGTGTGTATTCTGTTATTGCTTTGTGTGATGATCTTTGGCCACATCGGCAAAGGGGCACAACGTTGGCTGGATCTGGGTTTTGTGAAGTTTCAGCCATCGGAATTTTTGAAAATCGTCATGCCGATGACGATTGCCGCCTTCATGGATCGTCACCCATTACCGCCTCGCCTGGCGCATGTCGCCATCTCACTGGCGCTGGTATTGCTCCCAACCTTACTCATCGCCGAACAGCCTGATTTGGGTACTGCGGTACTGGTTGCCGTTTCCGGTTTTTTTGTGATTTTCCTTGCTGGCCTGAACTGGTGGTTGATCATTCTGGCCTGTGTTCTATTGTGTGCCTTCATGCCGGTGATGTGGTTTTTCCTGATGCATGATTATCAGCGTCAGCGCGTATTGACCTTCCTCAATCCAGAAAACGATCCGTTGGGTACGGGTTACCACATCATTCAATCCAAGATCGCGATTGGTTCTGGCGGTTTATTTGGTAAAGGCTGGTTGAATGGCACTCAGTCACAGTTGGATTTTATTCCTGAGCGTCACACCGACTTTATTTTTGCCGTCATTGGTGAAGAATTTGGCCTGATGGGTTTTATTGTGCTGATGCTGCTGTATTTACTGATTTTATATCGTTGTCTGCATATCAGCCTACAAGCGCAAAACAGTTTTGACCGTCTGCTCGGCGGGGCATTATCACTGACATTTTTCTTCTACGTCTTTATCAATATCGGCATGGTTAGCGGCATCTTGCCTGTGGTTGGCGTGCCGTTACCACTGGTCAGTTATGGCGGAACAGCTATGATAACCTTGTGTGCCGGCTTCGGTATTTTAATGTCGATCCATACGCATCGCCGATTGCTCGCCTGA
- the lipA gene encoding lipoyl synthase — translation MTKPITVQPGVQLRDADKMALIPVKFLPEQEGEQLKKPDWMRIRLPKTDEKIQHVKNIMRKNNLHSVCEEASCPNLSECFNHGTATFMILGAICTRRCPFCDVAHGKPLAPDVDEPAKLANTIREMALKYVVITSVDRDDLRDGGAQHFADCIREIRNASPNTRIETLTPDFRGRMDKALDVFRETPPDVFNHNLETAPRLYSMARPGADYAWSLKLLQKMKELHPDLPTKSGLMMGLGETNEEIVQVLKDLRAHGVTMLTLGQYLQPSRHHLPVKRYVPPHEFDELKAIALDLGFTHAACGPFVRSSYHADLQAQGKEVK, via the coding sequence ATGACTAAACCAATAACTGTTCAGCCCGGTGTGCAATTACGTGATGCCGATAAAATGGCATTGATTCCGGTAAAATTTCTGCCGGAACAGGAAGGCGAACAGCTGAAAAAACCAGACTGGATGCGCATCCGCTTACCAAAAACGGATGAAAAAATTCAGCATGTTAAAAACATCATGCGGAAAAACAATCTGCATTCCGTATGTGAAGAAGCATCCTGCCCAAATCTGTCAGAATGTTTTAATCACGGCACCGCGACCTTCATGATTTTAGGTGCGATCTGCACCCGCCGTTGCCCGTTCTGCGATGTGGCCCACGGTAAACCACTGGCACCTGATGTCGATGAACCGGCTAAACTGGCAAATACCATTCGTGAAATGGCACTGAAATATGTGGTGATCACGTCGGTCGACCGTGACGATCTGCGTGATGGTGGTGCCCAGCATTTCGCGGATTGTATTCGGGAGATCCGCAACGCCTCGCCGAATACTCGGATTGAGACACTGACGCCTGACTTCCGCGGTCGCATGGATAAAGCGCTGGATGTGTTCCGTGAAACACCACCGGATGTGTTTAACCACAATCTGGAAACCGCACCACGACTATACAGCATGGCGCGTCCGGGTGCCGATTATGCCTGGTCGCTAAAACTGCTGCAGAAGATGAAAGAACTGCACCCTGATCTGCCAACCAAATCTGGCCTGATGATGGGGTTGGGTGAAACCAATGAAGAGATCGTTCAGGTATTAAAAGACCTGCGCGCACACGGTGTCACCATGCTGACACTGGGCCAGTATTTGCAACCGAGCCGCCATCATCTACCGGTGAAACGTTATGTGCCGCCACATGAATTTGATGAACTGAAAGCGATTGCATTGGATCTCGGGTTCACGCATGCCGCATGTGGTCCATTTGTGCGCTCGTCATACCATGCCGACCTGCAGGCACAAGGCAAAGAAGTAAAATAA
- the lipB gene encoding lipoyl(octanoyl) transferase LipB yields the protein MQHSSLIVRRLGTQPYETIWHAMQTFTNQRTPETADEIWLVEHPPVYTQGQAGKPEHLLHATSIPIVQSDRGGQVTYHGPGQLVFYPLLDVRRLGLGVRELVTALEQSVICLLANYGINALARSDAPGVYVNDAKIASLGLRIRHGRSFHGLALNVAMDLTPFQHINPCGYACLAMTQCSSLGGPASVAEAAEGLLHIFTRQIGITQWQDGDAIVPAPACEETHD from the coding sequence TTGCAGCATTCATCTCTGATTGTCCGGCGATTAGGCACACAGCCCTACGAAACAATCTGGCATGCCATGCAGACCTTCACCAATCAACGGACACCTGAGACCGCGGATGAGATCTGGCTGGTTGAACATCCACCGGTTTATACCCAAGGTCAGGCAGGTAAACCCGAACACTTGCTGCACGCCACATCCATTCCTATCGTACAAAGTGATCGTGGTGGTCAAGTCACCTACCATGGCCCCGGCCAACTGGTATTTTATCCTCTGCTGGATGTCCGTCGTCTTGGCCTCGGAGTCCGTGAGTTGGTGACCGCACTCGAACAATCGGTGATCTGCTTGTTAGCTAATTATGGTATCAACGCGCTCGCTCGTAGCGACGCACCGGGTGTCTATGTCAATGATGCCAAAATAGCCTCTTTAGGCTTACGTATTCGCCATGGCCGTTCTTTTCACGGTTTGGCTCTTAATGTGGCGATGGATTTAACGCCATTTCAGCACATTAACCCGTGCGGCTATGCCTGTCTGGCAATGACGCAGTGCAGTAGTCTGGGTGGCCCCGCTAGCGTGGCCGAAGCAGCAGAGGGTTTGCTGCACATCTTTACCCGGCAAATAGGGATCACTCAGTGGCAAGATGGCGACGCGATCGTACCTGCCCCCGCTTGCGAGGAAACTCATGACTAA